In Streptomyces globosus, the following proteins share a genomic window:
- a CDS encoding Helicase associated domain protein, with translation EVRGARLAALQTALLKASAEEGFRRTLVFHHVVKEAEAFAAGLPDVAAQLHAADPELYPRTIWADWLCGEHKPGHRRRVLGEFADGIATDGTVVEKGFLGSVKVLGEGVDTRECDSVYWADVRGSMPDLVQAVGRALRMHPGEGKVASLVVPVLLGPGETADNMLTSRAFGGLAKLLEALRAHDARVVEQLAQQQAPSAYKPVQKAAQGQEGRGEGNGSGGPSASARKLLKFSTPRDPAQLAAFINLRVLNPEHEHWRRGVEAAVIFAREHGDLKVPFTYRVPEGEEAEGVGWPASLANFPLGQWIADNRRFYARGDMDEDRIAQLEKLGMVWSHFDVAWEEVLSAARGWAEVNGHLLAPLDATHQGYRVGTWLKNARAAARRALELEQRQAEGLPVESWAGALSPERREQLEDIDPSWCPSWPVEWQRAFHLVRLHLEEAGGTLPTEPGEVMHQGEDLGRWVRAQRLGWDKLTAVQQWMCEQVLGITPATEEEKPQPRRTQADKWAMNYAAAKQYYEREGHLRVPRKHVERIVGEDQEERELRLGAWVGNQRSRAATLSPERVELLSKIGMRWA, from the coding sequence ACGAGGTCCGCGGTGCCCGGCTCGCTGCGCTCCAGACCGCTCTGCTCAAGGCGTCGGCCGAGGAGGGCTTCCGCCGCACGCTGGTCTTCCACCACGTGGTGAAGGAGGCCGAGGCGTTCGCGGCCGGCCTTCCGGACGTCGCCGCGCAGCTGCATGCCGCCGACCCGGAGCTGTACCCGCGCACGATCTGGGCGGACTGGCTGTGCGGGGAGCACAAGCCGGGCCACCGGCGGCGGGTTCTCGGGGAGTTCGCCGACGGCATCGCCACGGACGGCACGGTCGTGGAGAAGGGCTTCCTGGGCTCGGTGAAGGTGCTCGGGGAAGGCGTGGACACCCGGGAATGTGACTCCGTCTACTGGGCCGACGTGCGCGGCTCGATGCCCGACCTCGTCCAGGCCGTGGGCCGCGCGCTGCGGATGCACCCGGGCGAGGGCAAGGTGGCCAGCCTGGTCGTGCCGGTCCTGCTCGGGCCCGGCGAGACGGCGGACAACATGCTCACCTCCAGGGCGTTCGGCGGGTTGGCGAAGCTGCTGGAGGCGCTCAGGGCGCACGACGCCCGGGTGGTGGAGCAGTTGGCGCAGCAGCAGGCTCCCAGCGCCTACAAGCCCGTCCAGAAGGCCGCGCAGGGCCAGGAGGGCCGGGGCGAGGGGAACGGGTCCGGCGGCCCGTCGGCGTCCGCGCGGAAGCTGTTGAAGTTCAGCACGCCGCGCGATCCGGCGCAGCTGGCGGCGTTCATCAACCTGCGGGTCCTCAACCCCGAGCACGAGCACTGGCGGCGCGGGGTGGAGGCCGCCGTCATCTTCGCGCGCGAGCACGGAGACCTCAAGGTCCCGTTCACGTACCGCGTGCCGGAGGGCGAGGAGGCGGAGGGGGTCGGCTGGCCGGCCTCGCTCGCGAACTTCCCCCTGGGGCAGTGGATCGCCGACAACCGGCGCTTCTACGCCCGCGGGGACATGGACGAGGACCGCATCGCCCAGCTGGAGAAGCTCGGCATGGTGTGGAGCCACTTCGACGTCGCATGGGAGGAGGTCCTGTCCGCCGCACGCGGGTGGGCCGAGGTGAACGGGCACCTCCTGGCCCCGCTCGACGCCACGCACCAGGGCTACCGGGTGGGCACCTGGCTGAAGAACGCGCGGGCCGCCGCCCGGCGCGCTCTGGAACTTGAGCAGCGCCAGGCCGAAGGGCTGCCGGTGGAGTCGTGGGCCGGCGCCCTGTCGCCGGAGCGGCGCGAGCAGCTGGAGGACATCGACCCCTCCTGGTGCCCGAGCTGGCCGGTGGAGTGGCAGCGCGCCTTCCACCTCGTCCGGCTCCACCTCGAGGAGGCCGGCGGCACGCTGCCGACCGAGCCCGGCGAGGTGATGCACCAGGGCGAGGACCTCGGACGGTGGGTGCGGGCGCAGCGGCTCGGCTGGGACAAGCTCACGGCCGTGCAGCAGTGGATGTGTGAGCAGGTCCTCGGCATCACACCCGCGACCGAGGAGGAGAAGCCGCAGCCGCGCCGTACGCAGGCCGACAAATGGGCAATGAACTACGCCGCTGCCAAGCAGTACTACGAACGCGAAGGGCACCTGCGCGTGCCGAGGAAGCACGTCGAACGGATCGTCGGCGAAGACCAGGAGGAACGGGAGCTCCGGCTCGGGGCATGGGTCGGGAACCAACGCTCCAGGGCAGCGACGCTGTCCCCGGAGCGGGTGGAACTGCTGTCCAAGATCGGGATGCGGTGGGCGTAG